A portion of the Edaphobacter lichenicola genome contains these proteins:
- a CDS encoding LysR family transcriptional regulator yields MTFDDRFLNGFGVLAAVVRNGNFAAAGKSLNMSQSGVSRAIARLEARLGARLLERTTRTVTLSEEGRRLYEQIVPLLSGLEEAAASVATSKDAVRGTLRVNMDPFIAQLMLGPQLSRFLKRFPGLKLELIARDRLGDLVAEGFDLAIRFGEPRPSTLVARKLLNTRVVTVASPAYLKKAGRPNHPSELKEGHHRMIDFRDPETGRAYEWAFRQGRKEVEISSNAQLLLSDVATLHAVCLAGYGIAQLLELGIESLIENGRLEVIFPDWLDERFPLYALHPSRHYLPPKTRAFLDFVIATVKSPT; encoded by the coding sequence ATGACATTTGATGATCGATTTCTTAACGGGTTCGGTGTTCTGGCCGCCGTCGTAAGAAACGGAAACTTCGCTGCAGCCGGAAAATCGTTAAACATGTCACAGTCGGGAGTGAGCCGCGCAATCGCACGCTTAGAGGCGCGGCTCGGCGCGCGTCTGCTCGAGCGCACGACCCGTACCGTCACACTGAGCGAGGAAGGGCGCAGACTCTATGAACAGATCGTTCCCCTACTCTCGGGGTTGGAAGAAGCAGCGGCTTCGGTGGCAACTTCGAAAGACGCCGTTCGGGGAACTCTGCGGGTCAATATGGACCCGTTCATCGCGCAACTTATGCTTGGGCCGCAACTGAGCCGCTTTCTAAAACGGTTTCCGGGGCTTAAGCTTGAACTGATTGCACGTGACCGACTGGGCGATTTAGTTGCAGAAGGCTTTGATCTTGCCATCCGTTTCGGTGAGCCTCGTCCATCCACACTCGTAGCCCGAAAACTTCTCAACACGAGGGTTGTTACTGTGGCGTCACCGGCCTATCTGAAGAAGGCGGGCCGTCCAAACCACCCCTCCGAGCTTAAGGAGGGCCATCATCGCATGATTGATTTTCGAGACCCTGAAACCGGGCGTGCCTACGAATGGGCTTTTCGGCAGGGCCGCAAGGAAGTAGAGATCAGCTCGAACGCTCAGCTACTGCTCAGCGATGTTGCGACCCTTCACGCAGTTTGCCTCGCTGGCTACGGTATTGCACAACTCTTGGAGCTTGGGATCGAATCGTTGATCGAGAATGGACGCCTGGAAGTCATCTTTCCTGATTGGCTTGATGAAAGATTTCCTCTCTATGCGCTGCATCCCTCTCGTCATTATCTTCCCCCGAAGACGCGCGCGTTTCTCGACTTCGTCATCGCGACCGTAAAGTCCCCAACCTGA
- a CDS encoding HD-GYP domain-containing protein, with amino-acid sequence MSTICSTVGAAIESSEASDLHKLPFSALTSALSFALDLTEAQPMGHVLRSCIIGMRIGKRIQLTEKQLSDLYYSLLLKDVGCDIESSRPSEIGDGVGYTGVEQKVAAPHNQNIRNRCKRAAHISHDLGLPPAVAEAIYQVDERWDGSGNPSGLSGDQISLIARIIHIAQTLDIAAQRYGRSTAIEIVSRRCGTWFDTNLVAASDFFQDRYKLCDEVHSTLLLQRVIDLEPEHRTLNGSVFVVDNICNAFAEVVDAKSPFTFAHSTEVARISVSMADLMGQDQDNIKLVQRAALLHDIGKLGIPHAILEKPSSLTPAEWSSIYQHPRYTKLILDKIPGFEAIAKIASDHHEKLDGSGYPDGLVAAQIPLLSRILTVADIYEALSSSRPYREKVDPDEVLKMMRRDSPHALDHECIAALTEVVGNFS; translated from the coding sequence ATGAGCACGATATGCTCAACCGTTGGAGCAGCAATCGAGAGTTCCGAAGCGTCCGATCTTCATAAGCTACCATTCTCGGCTTTGACCTCGGCTCTCTCCTTCGCGCTTGATTTGACCGAAGCGCAGCCGATGGGACACGTTCTGCGCTCATGCATTATTGGTATGCGGATTGGTAAACGCATCCAATTAACGGAAAAACAGCTTTCGGATCTTTATTACTCCCTTCTTCTAAAAGATGTCGGCTGCGATATCGAGTCTTCACGTCCCTCAGAGATTGGAGACGGAGTAGGTTATACAGGTGTTGAGCAAAAGGTTGCCGCTCCCCACAATCAAAACATCAGGAATAGATGCAAACGCGCCGCGCACATATCGCACGATCTTGGCCTACCACCCGCTGTGGCAGAGGCAATCTATCAGGTTGACGAGCGTTGGGACGGCAGTGGGAATCCCAGCGGACTAAGCGGCGATCAGATATCTCTCATAGCGCGCATCATTCATATCGCGCAGACTCTTGACATCGCCGCGCAACGATACGGCAGATCGACCGCTATCGAGATCGTATCGCGACGCTGTGGCACGTGGTTCGACACCAACCTGGTTGCGGCTTCAGATTTCTTTCAGGATCGCTATAAGTTGTGTGACGAAGTTCACTCCACGCTACTTCTACAGAGGGTGATTGATCTTGAGCCCGAACATAGAACGCTTAATGGCAGCGTGTTCGTAGTCGACAACATATGCAACGCATTCGCTGAGGTGGTTGACGCCAAATCTCCGTTTACTTTCGCTCACTCCACGGAAGTCGCTAGAATCTCTGTTTCTATGGCTGACTTGATGGGCCAAGATCAGGACAACATCAAACTCGTTCAACGTGCAGCGCTCCTTCACGACATCGGCAAACTCGGCATACCGCACGCTATCCTCGAAAAGCCGTCCAGCCTGACTCCAGCGGAATGGAGTTCCATTTATCAACATCCTCGATATACAAAACTGATTCTCGATAAAATTCCCGGATTTGAGGCGATTGCAAAGATAGCTTCAGATCACCACGAGAAGCTCGATGGATCAGGCTATCCAGATGGACTGGTTGCCGCGCAAATTCCTCTATTGTCAAGAATTCTGACAGTAGCTGATATTTATGAAGCTCTTTCCTCTTCGCGCCCTTATCGAGAAAAAGTCGATCCTGATGAAGTCCTTAAAATGATGAGACGCGATTCACCACACGCACTAGATCACGAATGCATAGCTGCTCTCACTGAAGTGGTTGGGAACTTCTCGTAG
- a CDS encoding OmpA family protein yields the protein MLRSINLALVFVMVGVSAAFGQRGPGDQELMAPRFDLSGGFNHINSNAPPGQTNYFGLNGGYVSGDFYLNDWLSLGGEFTAGHANDISLLGQDLTLFTFLGGPKISRTGHRLVPYADVLFGGAHGSDSYFPTATSSTTSASSWALSAGGGLDVNLTRRLAIRAFDVDYLRTALPNGTNDAQNHLMIGAGIVFKFTPKERVLAIAPPPPVQRPGEIIFTCGTDVTTIEEGQHLAITGHTLTEPDRLEVKYAWTSNGGAIVGSGRSVTLNTTGMPAGEYLITGHAALVSSPTTTAECSAKFRVNSHSGAPVGGDDGSDKAELAKKDVIFHENVQDALFDYDSAAIRQDAQVAIKHAAQYLHDNPSIRVLVEGYADERGSAEYNLALGAERATAARNALISEGLDPERIHVISYGKEAQVCTAETEACWQQNRRAAFSMHP from the coding sequence ATGTTGCGTTCTATCAACCTCGCTCTGGTCTTCGTTATGGTTGGGGTCTCTGCTGCCTTCGGGCAGCGGGGCCCCGGCGATCAGGAACTTATGGCTCCACGCTTCGATCTCTCAGGTGGCTTCAACCATATCAACTCAAACGCACCTCCAGGACAGACCAATTACTTTGGCTTGAATGGCGGATACGTCTCGGGAGATTTTTATCTCAACGATTGGCTCAGTCTGGGCGGAGAGTTTACTGCTGGCCACGCAAACGATATCAGCTTGCTTGGGCAGGATCTTACGTTGTTCACGTTTCTTGGCGGCCCTAAGATATCGCGAACAGGGCATCGGCTGGTGCCATATGCCGATGTTTTATTCGGTGGAGCTCACGGAAGCGACTCTTACTTCCCGACAGCAACTTCTTCCACTACCAGTGCATCAAGTTGGGCTTTGTCTGCGGGTGGCGGTCTCGATGTAAACCTCACGCGGCGTTTGGCCATTCGAGCTTTTGATGTGGATTATCTGAGAACAGCTCTGCCTAACGGAACTAACGATGCGCAGAATCATCTGATGATCGGCGCGGGCATCGTCTTCAAGTTCACACCGAAGGAAAGAGTACTCGCAATCGCTCCCCCGCCGCCCGTTCAACGACCAGGGGAGATTATCTTTACCTGTGGAACGGACGTAACCACTATCGAGGAAGGTCAGCATCTTGCGATAACTGGCCACACCTTGACAGAGCCGGATCGTCTGGAGGTCAAGTACGCCTGGACGTCGAATGGAGGCGCGATTGTAGGCTCAGGTCGCAGCGTAACTCTCAACACCACGGGGATGCCTGCCGGCGAGTATCTCATCACAGGGCATGCTGCTCTGGTCTCAAGTCCAACCACGACAGCCGAATGCAGTGCCAAATTTCGAGTTAATTCACATTCTGGTGCTCCCGTTGGTGGAGACGACGGCTCTGACAAAGCCGAATTAGCAAAAAAGGACGTGATCTTCCACGAAAATGTGCAGGACGCTCTCTTTGATTACGACAGTGCCGCCATCAGGCAGGATGCACAGGTTGCGATCAAACACGCCGCACAATACCTGCACGACAACCCATCCATCCGCGTCCTGGTGGAAGGCTACGCTGACGAGCGTGGTTCTGCGGAATACAACCTGGCTCTTGGTGCGGAGCGCGCGACTGCCGCGCGTAACGCGCTTATTTCAGAAGGGCTTGATCCAGAACGTATCCACGTCATCAGTTATGGAAAGGAGGCACAGGTGTGTACGGCGGAAACCGAAGCATGCTGGCAACAGAACCGCCGCGCTGCTTTCTCGATGCATCCCTGA
- a CDS encoding beta strand repeat-containing protein, which translates to MTYTAPAGITSQMAVTLTAAVTGTTNHSNVAITVNPDPTISGNPPAGTVGVAYSTTFVASGGTAPLTWSLIGALPPGLSFNAATGVVSGTPTTAGSFNFSLQIVDSSSIPYTVTANETIAITTATTTQTVLTLTTLPVATVGVPYTGILGATGGTPPYNCSINSGTLPAGLTLSGCVISGTPTVPGTTNLTTTVTDSSNPVATTTGPVSLTVSPSALSLTLSSLPGGTVGVPYLATIGVAGGTSPYSCNITAGTLPAGLTVSGCVVSGTPTVAETENMTVKATDSGSPAQTVTGPVSITIAPAGLTLTLSTLPNATVGVPYTGLIGVAGGTSPYSCAITAGTLPAGLTVSGCVVSGTPTVAGTANLTVKATDSSTVVETTTGPVSLTVLPAPLSLTLSSLPNATVGAPYTATIGVAGGTPPYSCLITVGLLPAGLSISGCVVSGTPTVAGTVNLTVKATDSSSIVETTTGPVSLTVLPAGIVLTLTSPPNATVNVPYTGLIGVIGGTAPYSCTITGGTLPAGLSLSGCTVSGTPTTAGTANLTVKATDSSSPTATTTGPVTLTVSAASAGLTITSPPNATVETLYSGSIGVSGGTGPYSCTIIAGTLPAGLTATNCLITGTPTTAGTANLTVRATDSSSPVVTTTGPVTLTVSPISTLSLTGSLPNAILGVPYTQTLTATGGITPYTYQISAGSLPAGLSLSTGGVISGTPTAPGASSFTVKVTDTETTPQTASLPLVLLVVYPTTPNDPELTGPYAYLFQGYDDVLAGVLAYQTATVGSFTADGTGAISSGEMDANHQTSNPSGNTISSNGFLGTYTIGTDNRGMMTLTDLNPDGTTAGTSTYAISVKAPVSPSTTSAQADLIEYDNAGLVGTRGSGTMLAQQTAAFTAGLNGSFVFGLSGDAPCLPTCTAGLIAGPAAAVGQFTASGSAIVGTGDSNNGATTYTTEVLGGSYTASDANGRVALTMTTENTPTGYPSDYAVYLVNANQAFVLSIDKHSSFLLLAGSTQLQTQSSFSNASMSGPFIGYENSATNPGLVTGLVLENVLNLSTATIFRGTATANGNCNITNVDLGGTTGLVNSLTGLLPGLTGLLGGLLGSDATTGAITCAVASYGRGTLQYPAPTLLGIPTGPAPAPRVFYLSSPNHGYFLESGYAGLGNLEAQTGAPFTTATFDGTFVYGTTVAASLASINASGNLVANGAGSATSTIDSNVGVGNINVLQLGVTSTQAYTLTDATAGRYTYGTDVIYAITPTRFVLVDTSALTTSPSITLLY; encoded by the coding sequence GTGACTTACACCGCTCCTGCCGGCATTACCTCCCAGATGGCAGTGACCCTGACAGCGGCTGTTACCGGAACGACCAACCACAGTAATGTAGCCATCACCGTTAATCCCGACCCAACGATCTCAGGCAATCCACCGGCGGGAACGGTCGGTGTCGCTTATTCAACGACGTTCGTCGCCTCTGGAGGGACCGCCCCCTTAACGTGGAGTCTCATTGGCGCGCTCCCGCCAGGGCTAAGTTTTAACGCGGCCACTGGTGTTGTATCTGGAACACCCACGACGGCCGGAAGCTTCAACTTCTCACTTCAAATCGTTGATTCAAGCAGTATCCCTTATACGGTCACCGCGAACGAGACCATCGCGATCACTACTGCGACAACGACTCAGACAGTTTTGACACTCACCACTCTTCCAGTGGCAACTGTTGGAGTTCCTTACACAGGCATCTTAGGAGCAACTGGAGGAACTCCGCCTTACAACTGCTCGATCAATAGCGGGACGTTGCCTGCAGGTCTGACACTTTCGGGATGTGTTATCAGCGGCACGCCAACGGTTCCAGGTACCACCAATCTCACGACAACGGTTACTGATTCCAGTAATCCAGTCGCCACAACCACAGGCCCGGTAAGCCTCACCGTCTCTCCATCTGCCCTTAGCCTGACTTTGTCCTCTCTGCCAGGCGGCACGGTAGGTGTTCCTTACTTGGCAACGATTGGAGTTGCGGGTGGAACCTCACCTTACTCGTGCAATATCACGGCTGGAACGCTACCCGCCGGACTGACAGTTTCCGGTTGTGTTGTCAGCGGCACGCCAACTGTTGCCGAGACTGAAAACATGACTGTGAAGGCGACGGACTCGGGCTCTCCTGCTCAGACAGTTACCGGACCAGTAAGTATCACGATCGCACCTGCAGGACTCACGCTCACGTTGTCTACGCTGCCCAATGCCACCGTTGGTGTTCCTTATACGGGGTTGATTGGGGTTGCCGGCGGAACTTCGCCCTACTCCTGCGCTATTACTGCCGGGACGTTGCCTGCCGGCCTGACAGTCTCAGGTTGTGTTGTCAGCGGAACACCAACTGTTGCAGGAACGGCAAACCTGACGGTCAAAGCAACAGACTCGAGCACTGTCGTAGAGACAACCACCGGGCCGGTCAGCCTAACTGTCTTGCCCGCCCCTCTTTCTCTCACACTCTCCTCGCTTCCCAACGCCACTGTGGGAGCTCCTTACACAGCGACGATCGGAGTAGCAGGGGGCACGCCTCCTTATTCCTGCCTAATCACTGTCGGGCTTCTTCCGGCTGGTCTCTCGATCTCTGGCTGCGTGGTCAGCGGAACGCCAACCGTTGCAGGAACCGTGAATCTAACGGTCAAAGCGACTGACTCAAGCAGTATTGTCGAAACAACCACCGGGCCGGTCAGTCTGACTGTCTTGCCTGCCGGTATTGTTCTCACGCTCACATCCCCACCCAATGCGACGGTAAATGTTCCGTACACTGGCCTGATTGGTGTGATCGGAGGAACGGCGCCTTACTCTTGCACCATCACAGGCGGCACACTCCCTGCTGGACTCTCTCTCTCCGGATGCACGGTGAGCGGCACTCCCACTACTGCGGGAACGGCGAACCTTACCGTCAAGGCAACCGACTCCAGCAGTCCGACTGCCACGACAACTGGACCAGTCACTCTTACGGTCTCCGCAGCCAGTGCAGGTCTGACGATTACCTCACCACCGAATGCAACTGTCGAAACGCTTTACAGCGGATCGATTGGTGTGAGCGGAGGCACGGGGCCTTACTCCTGCACGATCATAGCCGGCACACTCCCTGCTGGTCTAACGGCTACGAATTGCCTTATCACTGGAACGCCAACCACTGCGGGAACGGCAAACCTTACCGTCAGGGCAACCGACTCCAGCAGCCCCGTAGTGACGACCACCGGACCAGTCACACTGACTGTCTCCCCAATCTCAACGCTCAGTCTTACGGGATCTCTGCCGAACGCGATTCTGGGTGTGCCTTATACGCAAACCCTGACCGCCACTGGTGGGATAACTCCGTACACCTATCAAATCAGCGCTGGCAGCTTGCCTGCCGGTCTGAGTCTCTCCACTGGCGGCGTCATCAGCGGAACACCGACGGCACCTGGGGCCAGCAGTTTCACTGTGAAGGTCACCGACACCGAAACCACTCCTCAGACGGCGAGTCTGCCGCTTGTATTGCTCGTGGTTTACCCGACAACGCCGAATGATCCGGAACTGACTGGGCCATATGCTTATCTCTTCCAGGGTTATGACGATGTTCTCGCGGGTGTTCTAGCCTACCAGACGGCGACGGTCGGTAGCTTCACTGCCGATGGCACTGGCGCTATCAGCAGCGGCGAGATGGATGCCAACCATCAAACGTCGAACCCCTCTGGAAACACGATCAGCAGCAACGGCTTCCTCGGTACTTACACGATCGGTACCGATAACCGCGGCATGATGACCCTCACTGATCTAAATCCGGATGGAACAACGGCAGGAACATCCACCTATGCAATTTCGGTAAAGGCTCCGGTGTCTCCATCGACTACTTCGGCGCAGGCCGACTTGATCGAGTATGACAACGCTGGTCTGGTCGGTACTCGTGGCTCGGGTACGATGCTGGCTCAACAGACAGCGGCCTTCACCGCTGGTCTCAACGGCAGCTTCGTCTTCGGACTATCGGGTGACGCACCGTGCTTGCCTACCTGCACTGCCGGCCTTATCGCTGGACCTGCGGCAGCGGTCGGCCAATTCACAGCCTCCGGTTCAGCCATCGTGGGTACCGGCGACTCCAACAACGGAGCGACAACGTACACCACAGAGGTTCTTGGCGGAAGCTATACAGCGTCCGACGCGAACGGTCGAGTAGCCCTTACGATGACCACGGAGAATACACCGACCGGTTATCCCTCGGACTATGCGGTCTACCTCGTAAACGCAAATCAAGCGTTCGTGCTTTCAATCGATAAGCACTCCTCGTTCCTCCTCCTTGCCGGCTCCACTCAACTTCAAACGCAGAGCAGCTTCAGCAATGCGTCGATGAGCGGACCGTTCATCGGGTACGAAAACTCTGCTACCAATCCTGGCTTAGTCACAGGGCTGGTCCTGGAGAACGTGCTCAACCTCTCCACTGCAACTATCTTCCGTGGAACTGCAACGGCTAACGGAAACTGCAACATCACCAACGTAGACCTTGGCGGGACAACCGGGCTGGTGAACAGCCTAACCGGACTTCTGCCAGGCCTGACTGGCTTGTTAGGTGGTTTGTTGGGTTCCGATGCGACTACCGGAGCTATTACTTGTGCGGTAGCTTCCTACGGACGTGGAACGCTGCAGTATCCGGCGCCCACACTGCTTGGCATACCAACCGGACCTGCTCCTGCTCCGCGCGTGTTCTACCTGAGCTCACCGAATCACGGATATTTCCTGGAATCAGGCTATGCCGGGCTCGGCAACCTTGAAGCACAGACGGGAGCACCGTTTACGACGGCCACGTTCGACGGCACGTTCGTCTACGGGACTACAGTTGCTGCTTCCCTGGCGAGCATCAACGCCTCGGGCAACCTCGTCGCCAATGGAGCAGGCAGTGCAACCTCCACGATCGATTCAAACGTCGGCGTAGGAAACATCAATGTGCTTCAACTCGGTGTAACCAGCACACAGGCTTACACCCTTACAGATGCGACGGCGGGCCGTTACACCTACGGCACGGATGTCATCTACGCGATCACGCCAACCAGGTTTGTTCTGGTGGACACGAGCGCGCTGACAACCTCGCCTTCGATCACGTTGCTGTACTAG